The Streptomyces sp. NL15-2K genome contains a region encoding:
- a CDS encoding trypco2 family protein yields the protein MVDQISEMSIATRGNRGAMAEVPLAEAITDLRRELQQAMAAGEGEPLKFELDSVVLELEVGVATKGNADAKVGLWSVLTLGSSAEHTRGSLHKLTLTLSPRLADAPDKNVLVGDQVAEVPSVARPDRWAPGH from the coding sequence TTGGTCGACCAGATATCGGAGATGTCCATCGCGACACGGGGTAACAGGGGGGCTATGGCTGAGGTGCCGTTGGCCGAGGCGATCACGGACCTGCGCAGGGAGCTACAGCAGGCGATGGCCGCAGGGGAGGGAGAACCACTCAAGTTCGAGCTGGACTCGGTGGTGCTCGAACTGGAGGTGGGTGTCGCCACCAAGGGAAACGCCGATGCCAAGGTGGGGCTGTGGAGCGTGCTGACCCTGGGGTCGTCCGCGGAGCACACTCGCGGGTCGCTGCACAAACTGACGCTGACGCTTTCGCCGAGGCTGGCTGACGCTCCGGACAAGAACGTCCTGGTGGGTGACCAGGTGGCAGAGGTGCCGTCAGTCGCGAGGCCGGACCGCTGGGCGCCAGGTCACTGA
- a CDS encoding tetratricopeptide repeat protein → MRVGSGYAIADDLVLTAGHVVAPEGVAVRLLDGTVGHAEVVWLGVGVGDAAVLRVPAAPWRGQPDSGALRWGKVAGEAAVSCRAWGFPKAQAADGARDVELMEGTVNASGALRSERYDVNISRPTLLPLQGNDSGWKGMSGAALFGPGLQLLGVVLADPKMYGSSRLQALPVARLLADDDFRALVGVGLHDLEAVVGRGEVAYLDTYVRAAYLPRRADMSDPELLQAKYGIVPFLGRETEQQQLHDWCVSGNRFSVAVITGGGGAGKTRLAAELCRTMTEEGWQAGFADEDTFDEAGSHIELIWPTVLVIDYPDRMTETVVRLINRLGRARRGPKLRILLVDRAPGGVTDQLTWWRKLDRDTDRLVHRSTRLSVQLEAGRLDLADRQRHATAAWTNFTDGTREMPELDLTHEGYGNPLRLHIAVLQAARGEVHPDADTVVASFLGREERRWVDRLPRYFIADLTDVRAHQAVALATIIAPAQAMAVHLLTALPGLADPVGFAIERRTRITEWLAELFPGGDRIAPLSPDILAEELLARTPALDVLVQGIHDHEACTTNHKAAMLSALRLAVSRDEVRKALRKLLVERLPALIEAAEQDSFLAQQIDTVIPLCVDDDLRAASAAALGNRRHTTDKNLAQLYSSLANLAVTWLGTQPPDLRRPDILTDLVAYQAVLGKVAKSEAEQAWTDYQSLNASPDRLAKAAYNLGTCLGRTGERTLARDWLTKAVQIYSTTDGHAQARIQAWTNLAVARADLGDQRDALKACIAAIKAHGEIPGDNYLLLQTIEPLGFPDRSLLLETIEPLEILVKSPAARSADRRLLGSTPDTYYLPAGTDETWWPVDNYPLATIPLTRLVARLVQGLADRTPDKLRNALIPVLFGRFARQQARYAAMNYSAFLRMLSLELFRQDLPVEAIGPLRESVLLLQRFAPTDPYFRERMAESFDRLALYSWKAERFDDASQYTMDAIAAYRDLVTTHPGSIEPILASLHNRLAENLMEVQRIPEAIAAQHEAITIYRRLPQQRADLAESCLDLGSLLAVRGDVTEAAKLLEEAAALCADLRANDPEFGKQQSDALALLGSLPVGPEQRLNAAELAVGLKRDLAAADQAPLIEYVDALVAFSAALGDAGRTEEAHRRAVQAAGLAKELPEEPLQRALALGTALSLVAQWGLALGRYDEAVTTAPEAMEAIASVPDTEPLALMTRADVLSTLAACRIADSRPEEALSLAGEAGDLYDGLMRSGHTFAGIELSYAMALVSVGQSHLLAGRPVESLEAAVAAREAVGQFPVDSPLAQRTIAVAQLVEGGCLMAMNRPAEAVDLLTAVDELLSQFGDGDRGSYLLRVNAITSRAGGNLVLGQPDLAFELTGRAMDMLGDLADHQGRRAEVARASTIQAAAAIQLGDTERAYEASSAALDIYQESPPSTLAERTLLAMALHSAAASHNALGNLTQAVVMYEESITVYGEVVEHNPDALISMVGVLADYGIRLFSLGDIEAAAAATGEAIDGMRASGMLQHAPAVALYATVLITHAQCLMQLGEPLGDIVNEAVRLLRGLPESRMQLAQALGIQAVSRNMAGAPGVIEAANESVQVYREFDGTPGVPTTMASLLGLLGQHLAIAGRFPEAVDALRESGARFADEPEPQLQLVLEQIDVERNLTISLASLGDYPEAVQHASVALDLMRPLADENPHLVQFIVEMLEVRGDLLAELDRHDEAAQAMAEVRQWQN, encoded by the coding sequence ATGCGCGTCGGTTCTGGTTACGCGATCGCGGATGACCTTGTCCTGACGGCCGGTCATGTGGTTGCGCCGGAAGGTGTCGCCGTTCGCTTGCTCGACGGGACGGTGGGCCATGCCGAGGTTGTCTGGCTGGGGGTAGGTGTCGGCGACGCAGCTGTGCTACGTGTTCCCGCTGCGCCGTGGCGAGGCCAGCCGGACAGCGGTGCCCTGCGCTGGGGGAAGGTCGCTGGCGAGGCGGCCGTGTCCTGCCGTGCGTGGGGCTTCCCCAAAGCGCAGGCGGCGGACGGTGCCCGGGACGTCGAGCTCATGGAGGGCACTGTCAACGCAAGCGGCGCCCTCCGGTCCGAACGGTATGACGTCAACATCAGCAGGCCCACCTTGCTGCCCTTGCAGGGTAACGATTCCGGCTGGAAGGGCATGTCCGGCGCAGCACTGTTCGGGCCCGGACTGCAGTTGCTCGGCGTGGTACTCGCGGACCCGAAGATGTACGGCAGCAGCAGGTTGCAGGCGTTGCCGGTCGCGCGTCTGTTGGCGGATGACGACTTCCGCGCGCTCGTCGGAGTGGGGCTGCACGATCTCGAAGCAGTGGTTGGCCGCGGCGAGGTCGCGTACCTGGATACCTATGTCCGTGCGGCGTATCTGCCACGCCGGGCCGACATGTCGGATCCTGAACTGCTCCAGGCGAAGTACGGCATCGTCCCGTTTCTCGGCCGGGAGACGGAACAGCAACAACTGCACGACTGGTGTGTCAGCGGAAACCGGTTCAGCGTCGCGGTGATCACCGGCGGCGGCGGCGCGGGCAAGACCAGGCTGGCGGCGGAGTTATGCCGGACGATGACCGAGGAGGGCTGGCAGGCCGGTTTCGCCGACGAGGACACGTTCGACGAGGCTGGCAGCCACATCGAACTCATCTGGCCGACCGTTCTCGTGATCGACTACCCAGACCGGATGACCGAAACGGTGGTCCGCCTGATCAACCGGCTCGGCCGTGCCCGCCGCGGCCCGAAGCTCCGCATCCTGCTGGTGGACCGGGCCCCTGGCGGTGTCACCGACCAGCTCACCTGGTGGCGCAAGCTGGACCGGGACACCGACCGGCTTGTCCACCGCAGCACCCGGCTATCAGTCCAGCTCGAAGCTGGCCGGCTGGATCTTGCCGACCGGCAGCGGCACGCGACCGCCGCGTGGACAAACTTCACCGATGGTACAAGGGAGATGCCCGAGCTCGATCTGACCCACGAAGGCTACGGCAACCCGCTGAGACTCCATATCGCCGTTCTGCAGGCGGCCCGAGGCGAGGTCCACCCGGATGCGGACACCGTCGTGGCGAGTTTTCTCGGACGGGAAGAGCGGCGCTGGGTGGACCGCCTGCCCAGGTACTTCATCGCCGATCTTACCGACGTGCGCGCCCACCAGGCCGTCGCCCTCGCCACCATCATCGCACCCGCTCAAGCCATGGCGGTCCACCTGCTCACCGCATTGCCGGGCCTGGCAGACCCTGTCGGGTTCGCCATCGAGCGCCGGACCAGGATCACCGAGTGGCTGGCCGAGCTGTTTCCCGGCGGGGACCGCATCGCCCCGCTCAGCCCCGACATTCTGGCCGAGGAACTGCTCGCCAGAACGCCCGCTCTCGACGTGCTCGTCCAAGGGATCCACGATCACGAGGCGTGTACGACTAACCACAAAGCAGCAATGCTGAGCGCCCTTCGCCTTGCCGTCAGCCGTGATGAGGTGCGCAAGGCATTGCGAAAGCTGCTCGTCGAACGGCTGCCCGCGCTCATCGAAGCCGCAGAACAGGACAGCTTCCTCGCCCAGCAGATTGACACGGTGATCCCGCTCTGCGTCGACGACGACCTGCGTGCCGCATCAGCCGCAGCACTGGGGAACCGGCGACATACGACCGACAAGAATCTCGCGCAGCTGTACAGCAGTCTCGCTAACCTCGCTGTGACGTGGCTCGGCACGCAGCCGCCGGACCTTCGACGCCCGGACATCCTCACCGATCTCGTTGCCTACCAAGCAGTTCTCGGGAAGGTCGCCAAGTCCGAGGCGGAACAGGCTTGGACGGACTACCAGTCGCTCAACGCGTCACCGGACCGGCTGGCGAAGGCGGCCTACAACCTCGGCACATGCCTCGGCCGGACCGGGGAACGGACACTCGCCCGCGACTGGCTGACCAAGGCGGTGCAGATCTACAGCACAACGGACGGCCATGCACAGGCAAGGATCCAGGCATGGACGAACCTCGCGGTCGCCAGGGCGGATCTCGGTGACCAACGCGACGCGCTGAAAGCATGCATTGCCGCGATCAAGGCGCACGGCGAGATCCCTGGTGACAACTACCTCTTGCTCCAGACCATCGAGCCGCTCGGATTCCCGGACAGGTCCCTCTTGCTCGAGACCATCGAGCCGCTCGAAATCCTGGTCAAGAGTCCGGCTGCCAGATCGGCCGACCGTAGACTCCTCGGCTCCACTCCGGACACCTACTACTTGCCCGCCGGAACGGACGAGACCTGGTGGCCGGTGGACAACTACCCGCTGGCCACGATCCCGCTGACTCGCCTGGTGGCGCGGCTCGTTCAGGGCCTGGCGGACCGCACTCCGGACAAGCTACGCAACGCCCTGATTCCGGTGCTGTTCGGCCGGTTCGCCAGGCAGCAGGCCAGATACGCTGCCATGAACTACTCGGCGTTCCTGCGCATGTTGTCACTGGAACTATTTAGACAGGACCTACCTGTCGAGGCGATCGGGCCATTGCGCGAAAGCGTCTTGCTACTGCAACGATTCGCCCCCACTGACCCCTACTTCCGCGAACGCATGGCCGAGAGCTTTGATCGGCTCGCGCTGTACAGCTGGAAGGCGGAGCGTTTCGACGACGCGAGCCAGTACACGATGGACGCGATTGCTGCATACCGCGACCTCGTCACGACCCACCCCGGTTCCATCGAGCCGATACTGGCCAGTCTCCACAACCGGCTCGCCGAGAACCTAATGGAGGTTCAGCGGATACCCGAGGCCATTGCGGCTCAGCACGAAGCCATCACGATCTACCGGCGGCTACCGCAACAGCGCGCGGATCTGGCCGAGAGCTGCCTGGATCTCGGTTCGCTGCTTGCCGTCCGAGGGGACGTAACCGAGGCGGCGAAACTGCTCGAGGAGGCGGCGGCGCTGTGCGCGGATCTCCGCGCGAATGACCCAGAGTTCGGCAAACAGCAATCGGACGCGCTCGCGCTCCTCGGTTCTCTTCCTGTGGGACCGGAGCAGAGGCTGAACGCCGCGGAGCTGGCCGTCGGGCTGAAGCGTGACTTAGCCGCGGCGGATCAGGCCCCGCTGATCGAGTACGTGGACGCGCTCGTCGCCTTCAGCGCCGCTTTGGGCGATGCCGGCCGGACCGAGGAAGCCCATAGGCGCGCGGTGCAAGCGGCCGGCCTGGCAAAGGAACTGCCCGAGGAACCCCTCCAGCGCGCTCTGGCGTTAGGAACGGCGTTGAGCCTGGTGGCGCAGTGGGGATTGGCGCTCGGCCGGTACGACGAAGCCGTCACAACCGCTCCTGAGGCAATGGAGGCCATCGCCTCAGTGCCGGACACGGAACCCCTCGCGCTGATGACCCGCGCGGACGTATTGTCCACATTGGCCGCATGCAGGATCGCGGATAGTCGCCCCGAGGAAGCGCTTTCGCTGGCTGGCGAGGCTGGCGACCTGTACGACGGTTTGATGCGGTCCGGCCACACATTTGCGGGGATCGAGCTGTCGTACGCCATGGCGTTGGTCAGTGTCGGCCAGAGTCACTTGCTGGCCGGGCGGCCTGTGGAGAGCCTTGAGGCTGCCGTGGCGGCACGCGAGGCAGTCGGACAGTTCCCTGTGGACTCACCGTTGGCCCAGCGGACGATAGCGGTGGCCCAACTGGTTGAAGGCGGCTGCCTGATGGCCATGAACCGTCCTGCTGAAGCGGTGGATCTGTTGACCGCTGTGGACGAATTGCTCAGCCAGTTCGGCGACGGGGATCGAGGCTCATACTTGTTGCGCGTCAACGCGATCACTTCCCGTGCCGGCGGCAACCTCGTTCTCGGACAGCCTGACCTGGCGTTCGAACTCACCGGCAGGGCCATGGACATGCTGGGCGACCTCGCCGACCACCAAGGCCGACGCGCTGAGGTCGCCCGGGCGTCGACCATCCAGGCCGCAGCCGCGATCCAGCTGGGCGACACGGAAAGAGCGTACGAAGCCAGTTCGGCAGCGCTCGACATCTATCAGGAGTCACCGCCGAGCACCCTGGCCGAACGCACCCTGCTCGCCATGGCGCTGCATTCGGCGGCCGCGTCCCACAACGCGCTCGGCAATCTCACCCAAGCGGTCGTGATGTACGAGGAGTCGATCACCGTCTACGGCGAGGTTGTGGAACACAACCCCGACGCACTCATCTCCATGGTCGGCGTCCTCGCGGACTACGGCATCCGTCTCTTCAGTCTCGGCGACATCGAAGCGGCGGCAGCGGCGACGGGCGAGGCCATTGACGGGATGAGGGCGTCCGGCATGTTGCAGCACGCCCCGGCTGTCGCGCTGTATGCGACTGTTCTGATCACTCACGCACAGTGCCTCATGCAACTCGGGGAGCCGCTCGGCGACATCGTCAATGAGGCCGTCAGGCTTCTGCGTGGCCTGCCCGAGTCCCGCATGCAACTGGCCCAGGCACTAGGTATTCAGGCGGTCAGCCGGAACATGGCGGGCGCTCCAGGCGTGATCGAGGCAGCAAATGAGAGCGTTCAGGTGTACCGGGAATTCGACGGCACACCAGGGGTTCCGACCACCATGGCCAGCCTCCTGGGCCTCCTCGGGCAGCACCTGGCCATCGCCGGGCGGTTTCCCGAGGCGGTGGACGCCTTACGCGAGTCAGGTGCCCGCTTCGCGGACGAGCCAGAGCCCCAGCTCCAACTGGTACTCGAACAAATCGATGTGGAACGGAACCTGACCATCAGCCTGGCCAGCCTCGGCGACTACCCCGAGGCGGTACAGCACGCGTCTGTCGCCCTCGACCTGATGCGCCCGCTCGCCGACGAGAATCCCCACCTGGTGCAGTTCATCGTCGAGATGCTGGAAGTGCGGGGTGACCTTCTCGCCGAGCTCGACCGGCACGACGAAGCCGCGCAGGCCATGGCAGAAGTCCGCCAATGGCAGAACTGA
- a CDS encoding DUF3883 domain-containing protein translates to MSYTSAREYAGRSLFELLQNGYDAHPRGCRDGRVHVLLDEEEGEWGTLYVANGGTPFTWRNVEKVCELAQSSKAVGEGIGNKGVGFRSVLLISDAPEIYSADPDGPHGPELDGYCFRFAHKGDVEAFLGDEPSAHEVAAEFPPLQVPLPLDEVPTTCRELAVEGHVTVVRLPLLNEAAQAEVRLRLRELAEAKAPVMLFLDRLASLTLERRAAGGEADELRELTRSEERFTTADGAGDRFPVSCTTVDLGPSGTFLVARGSVEKERLNSALEEAVGLGLLDNTWQQWASSAAVEVAVPLPAVRRPRRGQIYTFLPMGEDLTAPFPGHVNAPFFTKIDRTDLPSENPLNTLLFDAVAETCLAAAAMLRAVPQAELGRLAVDLVSWESGKGSAELLRAAAWRVHGNDLADIPLVPVLATDDAQQEAAWASPRVAILWPDPELTVLTAHRAHAAGVVVADPDAGGERLHRLATTCKSLACPLEPARETLAGHVERIVATLPRPTSHPAPSTPAARSLRPDAAPDQWSQLYEDLAVLFQDDGHVLRGRKLLLAEDGTLRHANHPARRAGSPRKASGRGAWREAFFQPVRAEMNLAEAPSIPALLGKRLFSLHPGLVWNDHSKRGRRLPARTFLEEAGLVRPFDMKGLLDHVRQALGTSTDHRLRLQTLRFVFRLWQPRRSLGGTTVSSLGLYIPSVDGRLIKASDGVFGKGWGRDSIGEDLSTVVAAGQDVSKSLKAIAEHLIAAPDEFVKRGETPDEWRAFLTESGVADGLVPISSPDARTWADGQELTTWQLVRMARVSSTVQEQWEPHVDRTWSNASYPRTPYRGSPAYQLPGQDVVERLGHSARLAYARLVLHGLAHWSEEHFTSTWTSAGSRSPDRERALTPLAAFVREQPWLPVRGRDRAVRFVRPADAWHCPPGLEEEPAYAPTVDHRVRHLLERDKARDRLREMRLPTWDDPRDSARTLAALGQLAAEGALRAEHRPAAQRANERAWKHLIQQPRPALPRGTTLLVESGERLIGMPLSALDDGKTVLYISDERDGLTALLVREMACPLLVVPGVSAKAAGLLAPGRPETVRHADDVTFTATVDGEHVDPVTMGEPLVNQMPWLALAVGVLADHLAQGPRASEAELSELTSAVMSVHLHRYRSWEIELDGQPVILPARLGGVLPLPDPKHPLLLAPESEPSWPETTRIVEATAELLKRREFGFRLRLATHVLAARHANLRDPGQDELADALEVTVHQIEETSRRIDGAIGVVLERCRPFLVHLLGATTANALLLPPPGDTRELQADLETHAAQLPLSVSEFIAQARAARSTDELRRGLGIGFAELNDTLRAMTPPMEPISHADEHEEALHAHLDLHRKELVNRLRWAALNNFDARRPMPHWPSLRTLDWITVPAAWACTLDTADTGRLERHIEEELTRELGRPAPRAGDRLPALDQVRSANLRTVTDLAADLAVLVKAARHPLPPALAGAEPADDVTARLEAAGALDFRPLAPVDVVAWLAALGQWPAGMPPTADLDRHGLTEADLDRVRNAAEHARREQERRRRSISVGGRDFDVYDGDFTTLTRELQRVLEQGAVPGVTAGPLRFTDPQTLASARRASPTGRTRGGRHGGSADNGLTTAQREAIGYLGEWYAYHWLCAHYPDSMDETSWVSANRRKAFPGPSGDDGLGYDFRIGSGRRPYMFEVKATQGDGGRFELGESEVRAAQQHAGNDRWRLLMVTHALAPGRMDIHMLPNPYGKRARGRYREEGGALRFSYRL, encoded by the coding sequence GTGTCATACACGAGTGCGCGGGAGTACGCCGGGCGTTCGCTCTTCGAGCTGCTGCAGAACGGCTATGACGCACACCCGAGGGGCTGTCGCGACGGCCGGGTGCATGTGCTGCTGGATGAGGAAGAGGGCGAGTGGGGGACGTTGTACGTCGCCAATGGCGGCACGCCCTTTACGTGGAGGAACGTCGAGAAGGTCTGCGAGCTGGCGCAGAGCTCCAAGGCGGTCGGGGAGGGGATCGGGAACAAGGGCGTCGGGTTCCGAAGCGTCCTGCTGATCAGCGACGCGCCAGAGATCTACAGCGCCGATCCTGATGGCCCGCACGGTCCTGAACTGGACGGGTACTGCTTCCGGTTCGCGCACAAGGGCGATGTGGAGGCATTCTTGGGCGACGAGCCCAGCGCCCACGAGGTGGCCGCTGAGTTTCCGCCTCTCCAGGTGCCCTTGCCGCTGGACGAGGTGCCGACGACCTGTCGAGAGCTCGCCGTCGAAGGGCACGTGACTGTCGTGCGACTGCCTCTGCTCAATGAGGCTGCCCAGGCCGAAGTCCGGCTGCGGCTTCGCGAGCTCGCGGAGGCGAAGGCACCGGTGATGCTGTTCCTCGACCGACTCGCGAGCCTGACGCTGGAGCGACGGGCCGCCGGTGGCGAGGCAGATGAGCTGCGGGAACTGACCCGGTCCGAGGAGCGATTCACCACGGCGGACGGGGCGGGAGACCGTTTCCCTGTCTCCTGCACGACCGTGGATCTGGGGCCGTCTGGAACGTTTCTCGTGGCCCGGGGCAGCGTAGAGAAGGAGCGCCTGAACAGCGCGCTCGAGGAGGCCGTGGGCCTCGGGCTCCTCGACAACACCTGGCAGCAATGGGCCTCGTCCGCCGCCGTGGAGGTCGCCGTTCCGCTGCCCGCCGTGCGCCGGCCGCGACGGGGGCAGATCTACACTTTCTTGCCGATGGGCGAGGATCTGACGGCGCCGTTCCCCGGCCATGTGAACGCCCCCTTCTTCACCAAGATCGACCGCACCGACCTGCCCTCTGAAAACCCCCTCAATACGCTGCTGTTCGACGCCGTCGCCGAGACCTGCCTTGCGGCTGCGGCAATGCTGCGCGCTGTGCCACAGGCCGAATTGGGACGGCTGGCCGTGGACCTCGTGAGTTGGGAGAGCGGCAAAGGCTCAGCCGAGCTGCTGCGCGCGGCAGCGTGGCGAGTACACGGCAACGATCTCGCCGACATACCACTCGTGCCTGTTCTCGCCACCGATGACGCCCAGCAGGAGGCGGCCTGGGCCTCGCCCCGGGTCGCGATCCTCTGGCCGGACCCAGAGCTGACCGTCCTCACAGCACACCGCGCCCACGCTGCAGGAGTCGTGGTGGCGGACCCGGACGCCGGTGGCGAACGCCTGCATCGACTGGCGACAACGTGCAAATCGCTCGCATGCCCATTGGAGCCCGCCCGGGAGACACTCGCCGGGCATGTGGAGCGGATCGTCGCAACCCTTCCCCGTCCGACTTCTCATCCCGCTCCTTCGACCCCTGCCGCACGCTCTCTCCGTCCCGACGCCGCCCCCGACCAGTGGAGCCAGCTGTACGAGGATCTGGCCGTGCTCTTCCAAGACGACGGGCACGTCCTGCGCGGCAGGAAGCTACTGCTCGCGGAAGACGGAACGCTGCGCCACGCCAACCACCCTGCGAGGAGGGCTGGTTCACCGCGCAAGGCGAGCGGTCGGGGCGCCTGGCGTGAGGCATTCTTCCAACCAGTGCGTGCGGAAATGAACCTCGCAGAGGCGCCGTCCATCCCCGCCCTGCTCGGCAAGCGGCTCTTCTCCCTGCATCCCGGGCTGGTCTGGAACGACCACAGCAAGCGTGGGCGGAGGCTGCCCGCCCGTACTTTTCTCGAGGAAGCGGGGCTTGTCCGGCCGTTCGACATGAAGGGCCTGCTGGACCACGTCCGGCAAGCGCTCGGTACGAGCACCGATCATCGACTCCGGCTCCAGACCCTGCGGTTCGTCTTCCGACTGTGGCAGCCGCGGCGCTCGTTGGGCGGAACGACGGTGTCGTCGCTGGGGCTGTACATACCGTCCGTGGACGGCAGGCTGATCAAGGCGAGCGACGGTGTATTCGGCAAGGGCTGGGGTCGTGACTCCATCGGCGAGGACCTGTCAACCGTGGTCGCTGCTGGGCAAGACGTGTCAAAGAGCCTCAAGGCGATCGCTGAACATCTCATCGCCGCGCCGGATGAATTCGTGAAGCGGGGCGAGACCCCGGACGAGTGGCGGGCATTCCTGACGGAGTCAGGGGTGGCCGACGGACTCGTGCCGATTTCATCCCCGGATGCCCGGACTTGGGCGGACGGTCAGGAGCTCACCACCTGGCAGTTGGTCCGCATGGCGAGGGTGTCCTCCACGGTGCAGGAGCAGTGGGAGCCGCACGTCGACCGTACGTGGTCCAATGCTTCTTACCCTCGGACACCCTACCGAGGTTCCCCCGCCTACCAGCTTCCCGGTCAGGACGTCGTCGAACGGCTCGGCCACAGCGCCCGGCTGGCCTACGCGCGCCTGGTTCTGCATGGACTGGCGCACTGGAGCGAGGAACACTTCACCAGCACCTGGACCAGCGCTGGGAGCCGAAGCCCGGACCGGGAACGGGCCCTGACCCCTCTCGCCGCCTTTGTCAGGGAGCAGCCGTGGCTTCCGGTGCGGGGGCGTGACCGCGCCGTCAGATTCGTCCGGCCGGCCGACGCGTGGCACTGCCCGCCTGGGCTGGAGGAGGAGCCCGCATATGCGCCAACCGTCGACCACCGAGTGCGCCATCTGCTGGAGCGGGACAAGGCCCGTGACCGGCTGCGAGAGATGCGGCTGCCGACCTGGGACGACCCCCGCGATAGTGCTCGCACCCTTGCCGCTCTGGGGCAGCTCGCGGCGGAAGGCGCGCTGAGGGCCGAGCACCGGCCTGCCGCGCAGCGCGCCAACGAACGCGCCTGGAAGCACCTCATACAGCAGCCACGCCCTGCACTGCCCAGAGGCACCACTCTGCTCGTCGAGTCCGGGGAACGGCTGATCGGCATGCCGTTGTCCGCCCTGGATGACGGGAAGACCGTGCTCTACATCAGCGACGAGCGGGATGGCCTGACCGCACTGCTGGTGCGCGAGATGGCGTGCCCCTTGCTCGTCGTACCCGGTGTCTCGGCGAAGGCTGCCGGGCTGCTGGCACCCGGCCGTCCCGAGACTGTCCGTCACGCCGACGACGTGACGTTCACCGCGACCGTGGACGGCGAGCACGTAGACCCCGTCACCATGGGAGAGCCGCTGGTCAATCAAATGCCCTGGCTCGCACTGGCGGTGGGTGTTCTTGCCGATCACCTGGCGCAGGGCCCCCGGGCGAGCGAGGCGGAGCTGAGCGAGCTGACATCTGCGGTAATGAGCGTGCATCTGCACCGCTACCGCTCGTGGGAAATCGAGCTGGACGGCCAGCCCGTGATCTTGCCGGCCCGCCTCGGCGGAGTGCTGCCGCTGCCCGATCCGAAGCACCCCCTTCTCCTCGCCCCGGAGTCCGAACCGAGCTGGCCCGAGACGACCCGCATTGTGGAGGCGACGGCCGAGTTGTTGAAAAGGCGCGAGTTCGGCTTCCGGCTCCGCCTGGCCACCCACGTCCTCGCCGCCCGCCACGCCAACCTACGCGACCCCGGCCAGGACGAGCTCGCCGATGCCCTGGAAGTCACCGTCCACCAGATCGAGGAGACGAGTCGGCGTATCGACGGGGCCATCGGCGTGGTTCTGGAGCGCTGCCGCCCCTTCCTCGTCCACCTACTGGGCGCAACGACAGCGAACGCTCTCCTCCTGCCGCCACCGGGCGACACCCGGGAGCTCCAGGCCGACCTTGAGACGCACGCCGCTCAACTCCCGCTTTCCGTATCCGAGTTCATAGCCCAAGCCCGTGCGGCCCGCAGCACGGACGAGCTGCGGCGCGGCCTGGGCATCGGCTTCGCCGAGCTGAACGACACCCTGCGCGCCATGACACCGCCGATGGAGCCGATCAGCCACGCGGACGAGCACGAAGAGGCACTCCACGCCCACCTGGACCTCCACAGGAAGGAACTCGTGAACCGGCTGCGCTGGGCGGCACTAAACAATTTCGACGCGCGGCGCCCGATGCCGCACTGGCCGTCACTGCGCACCCTGGACTGGATCACCGTACCTGCGGCGTGGGCCTGCACCCTGGATACGGCCGACACCGGGCGCCTGGAGAGGCACATCGAGGAGGAGCTGACACGGGAACTGGGCCGCCCGGCGCCCCGCGCGGGCGACCGCCTGCCCGCCCTCGACCAGGTCCGCAGCGCGAACCTCCGTACGGTCACCGACTTGGCCGCCGACCTCGCGGTCCTGGTCAAGGCCGCCCGGCACCCGCTGCCACCGGCACTGGCCGGAGCCGAGCCCGCCGACGATGTCACCGCACGGCTGGAAGCGGCGGGGGCGCTGGACTTCCGCCCGCTGGCCCCCGTGGATGTCGTCGCCTGGCTGGCCGCCCTCGGCCAATGGCCCGCCGGGATGCCCCCGACGGCAGATCTCGACCGGCACGGGTTGACCGAGGCCGACCTGGACCGGGTACGCAACGCGGCCGAGCACGCGCGCCGCGAGCAGGAGCGTCGACGGCGGTCGATCTCCGTCGGAGGCCGAGACTTCGACGTGTATGACGGCGACTTCACCACACTGACCCGCGAACTCCAGCGAGTCCTGGAACAGGGCGCGGTACCGGGCGTCACCGCCGGACCGCTCCGCTTCACCGATCCCCAGACACTGGCCAGCGCCCGGCGGGCATCCCCCACCGGTCGTACGCGCGGCGGGCGACATGGCGGCAGCGCGGACAACGGACTGACCACGGCTCAACGGGAGGCCATCGGATACCTAGGAGAGTGGTACGCCTACCACTGGCTGTGCGCGCATTACCCCGACAGCATGGACGAGACCAGCTGGGTGTCGGCGAATCGCCGCAAGGCTTTCCCCGGCCCGTCCGGCGACGACGGCCTCGGCTACGACTTCCGGATCGGCTCCGGCCGGCGGCCCTACATGTTCGAAGTAAAGGCGACCCAGGGCGACGGCGGGCGCTTCGAGCTGGGAGAGAGCGAGGTACGCGCGGCGCAGCAACACGCGGGCAACGACCGCTGGCGCCTCCTCATGGTCACCCACGCCCTTGCCCCGGGCCGGATGGACATCCACATGCTCCCCAACCCCTACGGAAAACGCGCCCGTGGACGCTACCGGGAGGAAGGCGGCGCGCTGCGCTTCTCGTACCGGCTTTGA
- a CDS encoding helix-turn-helix domain-containing protein: protein MHGQANEVHGTRYSPTHIRATWDGTGSVEDASRALGFSRAKGYDLVRRGEFPCRVLRIGRTTRVVTASLLRVLESGEPEYNGAPAGHCTPS, encoded by the coding sequence TTGCACGGACAGGCCAACGAGGTGCACGGCACCCGTTACAGCCCCACGCACATCCGCGCCACCTGGGACGGAACGGGGAGCGTGGAAGACGCCTCCAGGGCGTTGGGGTTCTCTCGGGCGAAGGGTTACGACCTGGTGCGTCGCGGGGAGTTCCCGTGCCGCGTGCTACGCATCGGCCGTACGACACGTGTCGTCACCGCATCCTTGCTCCGCGTCCTGGAAAGCGGAGAGCCGGAGTACAACGGTGCCCCCGCCGGACACTGCACGCCGTCGTAG